A stretch of Geomonas oryzisoli DNA encodes these proteins:
- a CDS encoding phosphoribosylanthranilate isomerase: protein MTKVKICGITSEQDALMAVDAGADALGFVFFDKSPRFIGVEAAARIIEKLPPFVQVVGLFVNEDLDVVNSTADCCGLDIVQLHGEESPEFCRLVRRRVMKAFRVRGPESLTPLADYRVAAYLLDAYSPHAYGGTGEVFDWECAIAAKQQGRVVLAGGLTPENIAAAVTRVQPYGVDVSSGVEASPGKKDPDKVRRFIQLAKHPHPI from the coding sequence ATGACAAAGGTCAAGATTTGTGGCATAACATCCGAGCAGGATGCTCTGATGGCCGTCGATGCCGGGGCCGACGCCTTGGGCTTCGTCTTCTTCGACAAGTCGCCCCGCTTCATCGGAGTGGAGGCGGCAGCGCGCATCATCGAGAAACTTCCTCCCTTCGTGCAGGTGGTGGGGCTCTTCGTCAATGAGGATCTCGATGTCGTCAACAGCACCGCGGACTGCTGCGGCCTGGACATCGTGCAGTTGCACGGCGAGGAAAGCCCCGAGTTTTGCCGCCTGGTCCGACGCAGGGTGATGAAAGCCTTCCGGGTCCGCGGGCCCGAGAGTCTTACCCCGCTTGCCGACTACCGGGTTGCAGCCTACCTGCTCGACGCCTATTCGCCTCACGCCTACGGCGGAACCGGAGAGGTGTTCGACTGGGAGTGTGCCATCGCCGCGAAGCAGCAGGGACGTGTCGTGCTGGCGGGCGGGCTCACCCCCGAAAACATCGCGGCGGCGGTAACGCGGGTTCAGCCATATGGGGTGGATGTTTCCAGCGGCGTAGAGGCCTCTCCGGGAAAGAAGGACCCCGACAAGGTGCGCCGTTTCATCCAGTTGGCCAAGCATCCGCACCCGATCTGA